One Planctomycetaceae bacterium genomic window, GCGGCTGCCGATGAACGGAATGTCTCCCAGCAGCGGAATCCGGCTGACTGATGAGTTCGTCTTTCGCGAAATCAGGCCGCCGAGTGCCAGCGTCTGACCTTCCCGCAGTTCCACGGTCGTCTGAACTCGCTTGACGGTCGTTCCCGGAATTCCGTTCACGGCGTTGGTGTTGTTCAGAGCGCTGAATTCCGGGACGATCTGCAGTCGAATCAGGTCGCGATCGATGACGGTCGGCGTCACGATCATGCTGGTACCGATACCGCGGAAGGTCGTGTTCTGTCCTCCGCCGAGTCCGATGATTGTGGGAACGGCGAATTCACCGCCGGCCAGCAGGCTGGCCGAATGGCCGCTCATGCAGACGATCGTCGGTTCGGCCAGCAGAGTGGCGGTTCCGTTCGTTGCCAGCCAGCGAACAAAGACTCCGATTTCGCCGTTTTCGAAGACGCCGCTAAGCGTTGTTCCGGTCAGCCCGCCGAGTGCTCCGCTGACAACGTGTCGTCCGTTGTTGAAGAACACATCCCAGTCGATGCCCGCGTTCCTCATCTGGGAGCGGTCAACTTCCGCGATGACGACTCGCATCTTGATGTTGAACTCACCGGGAACCTGCAGCATGTTGACAACGATGTCATTGGCAGCGCCGATTCCGTTCTGGAACTGGTTCTGGCCGAACTGTCCGTTGATGCCGGACACGGCGCCCGCACCGCCCTGATCGTAGAAGTTGTTGTATCGTCCGAAGGAGCTGAAGACTTCCGTCCGGACGATCTGCATGATCTGAGAGGCTTCCTGGGAATCGTAGGCCTGTCCTTTGATGATGACCTGATTGCCGACAGGTTCCAGGTAGACATTGGAATTCGGGAAGATGACGGACAGGCGTCGTTCAAGGCGTCCGAAGTCCGTCTGCCGCTGCTCTTCCAGGCTGTGGTCGCGAACGACCGACACTTCGTAGATCGACGGCGCCGCTTCACCTTCAAACCAGATGGCAAGGTCTGTCTTGCCAATTTCCAGTCCCACGACGGCAACTTCCGTCGGGCTGTACTGGACGTAGTTGGCAACCGTTGAGTCCGTCACGGCAATCCGGCGAATATTCCGGTTGGTGATGACCAGTTGGCTGTGACGTCGCTCAAGGTCCAGCTTGTATTGCGGAGACAGCAGCTTCTGGACGTTGGGGCTGTGAATCGCATCGACGCGACCCGACACCGTCGAGTCCGGCTGCATGGACATCGCGACGGGCGTCGCGGCGACCTGTGGCTGGCCTTGCGGCTGCGTATGGTGCAGCCCCGGCAGTCCGATCTGAGCGTCCGCGGATGACATGGCCAGGCAGGTGCCCGCCACGGTTCCCGCGACAAACGCACGCCGGGCCAGTGAAGATGCGGTCGTCCGCAGTCGTCGCAAGAGAGCAAAGGAACCGAAAAGGTCGGCTGACATTCGAAGCTGCTCCTTCCATGTCGCATCTTCGGGGCAGCGGGCTTTCGCCCGCCGGAATCGTTGAACTTCCGCGGCGACGCCGTTACCCCGCGCAACGCCAGGATCTGGCTCGCGCGGAACATCCGGAGTCACGGGGCGGACACCGTGCAATCATTGCAAGGCTTATCGTCGTTCGATTCAGCGAAACCTGATGGCGCTCGTATCGAACTGCGATCAAATTCGCCGCGGGGCGATTGCGGGGTCCGGTCAGGAAAGATAGGGAATGCCTGACGGTGGTGCGGAATCCGAAAGCGGTGTTCAGAGCCGGCCGAAACTGCCTGACGGACCGCCGCGGGGTGAGAATTGCAGGACGCCGCCGGCGTCGGCGTCCTGTCCGTAGGGAATCCACTGACAATCGTGTCCGTCTGCCGTCACGGTCCCCGAAACCACATTGACCGATCGCGGCAGGCCTTACCAGACAATGTTGATGTTGGTTGAGGCCGGCCCGGGATGCGCCCAGGGACGTCGGTAACTGTGGTACGGGTACCGATTGTGGATTCCGCCGCCATCCATGTTTGGAAGTCCCTCGTAACCGGTCAGCGATCCGCCCGCTGCATAACCGCCGCCTGCGTACAGTCCCGCGAGCCCGGCCGCACCTCCCAGACCGCAGCAACCGCTGACGGCGGCTCCGCAGTGACATCCTGGTTCAAGAACGGGCGCGTGAACCACCGGTGCCGCGCACGTTGGCCCTGCGCACGTCGGCATCGCGCAGGTCGGCATCGCACAGGATGCCGCGGGCTGAGCGCAGCCGCAGTCGGCGGCATGATGGAACGGTCTCAGGCCCAACAGCCCGTGTCCTCCGGCGGTGGCGGATGCTGTGCATGTGATTGCCAGTGTGGAAACACCAGCCAGCAGAGTCAGAAACTTCATGTGATGGAACCTCTCATCTCATCGTGACCGGGGAAGCAGGACCGTGACCCGTCAACACGACGGCGTGTCCGCACAGACACATCTCTACCCGGTGAATGAGTGATCGTCGCTGGCAATTCCCGCAGAATCCCGCCGCGGCAAGATGTGACGGTCAGAGCGTCCGAAATGCGCCTTCCGCGTAGAATTGAATGAAGCGTTCACATTTTCAGCTTTGGAAAAAGACGACGATCACGGCGACCGATAGGAAGACAGGAACATTCGCTGTCAGGGATGCAGTACAGCAGCGCGATCACTATCGGATGACCAGGCGTCTCCGCGGAAATTTTCGACTTTGGAGGGATTCAATGCGTCGAACTCACCTCATTGCGGCCCTCGGCTGCCTGTTATGCGTGGCAAGTGCTTCGGCTCAGGACGTCGGGATGCCCGGAGTCATGTACTCCGACAGCATCGCCGCAGGAACCGGCGGCCAGCTGTTTCCGTTCGACCGCCAGGATCCGTGGCTGCACGGACAATACCAGCGAGTTCCGGCATACGGCGGGTTCAACAGCTTCCGTCCGTACAACTACCGCCACGTTTTGTCGCAGACCCAGATCGCGACCAGCGTCTGGGGAGCGTCGCACGGCACTCCTTATTCGCAGCAGTTCTGGAATCGCTATCGCCAGCCCTATCTGAACGGCAATCTGCATTCTCAGGCCGTTCCGGTACAGCGCCCGCTGCAGCAGGTTCAGAATTCCGGATACGGCGTTCCCGCAGCACCGGTCAGCTACCAGGCGGCGCCACTGCTGTCCGGCCACGCTCCGGCTCAAAACCCGTACAGTTCGCAGCCGGTGCATGTCTATCCCGGAACCGCCGGATATTGAAAACCCGGCCCGGATGAAGTCGGCGACCAGCGCCGAATGTTCCGACAGCGCAAACTGCGGCCTTCAGTGGTGACATGAACCCGATTTCGCGGGAGGTGTTCGCCCGCCGAACCCGTGGCGATGGAGCGCAGCCCGCTGATTCGCCGCGGCACGTTTCGAACAGAGTCCCCCGGTTTCAAAGAATGCCCTGCTTCCTTCAGACGGAAGACAGGGCATTTTTCTTTGGTATGCTGATCTCCGATAAATCGCCCGGCCGGGCACGGAACACGGTCGCGGCGAACGACGATGCTTTCCATTCGTGCGGTATGCCGGAAAAAGGAAAGCCGTCAGTTCCAGCCGTTTCGGCATCACTTAACCGGAGGTCACAAAGCCGATGAAGATCGCCCGATTGCAACAAAAGGATGGCTCGTCCAGTTTCGCACGTCAGCACGACGACGGCCATTTCACGCGCATCGGCGGCTTTCTGTTCGGAAATTTCACGGATACGGGCGAAGTCGTGAAGGGAAAGCAACTGGCTCCGATTCAGCCGGTGGACATTCTTTGCATCGGTCTGAACTATCGGCGGCATGCTCAGGAAGGCGGAGCGGCGATTCCCGAAAACCCGGTGCTGTTCATGAAGACCAGCACCGCAGCTCAGAATCCGGGCGATCCCATCGTGCTGCCCCGAAAGCTGAACAGCGACAAGGTCGATTATGAATGCGAGCTGGCGGTTGTGATCGGCAGGACGTGCTACAACGTGTCGAAGGACGATGCGCTGAATTATGTGCTCGGCTACACCTGTGCCAACGACGTCAGCGCCCGCGACTGGCAGCGCAACGGCGGCGGAGGCCAGTGGTGCCGCGGCAAGACGTTCGCCACGTTCTGCCCGCTGGGTCCGTGTCTGGTTACAGCAGACGAGATTCCCGACCCGAATTCTCTGTCGATTCGAACCGTACTGAACGGCGATGTCGTTCAGGACTGGAACACCGACGACATGATTTTCGACGTGCCGACAATCATCGAGTTCCTGAGTGCCAGCACTGTTCTGGCTCCCGGCACCGTGATTCTGACCGGGACGCCTCATGGAGTCGGCATGGCTCGCAATCCCCCGGTTTTCCTCAAACACGGCGACACCGTGAGCGTCGAAATCGAAAAAATCGGCATGCTGACAAATCCGGTGATCGACGAAGTGCTGACGGGGCCGCAGGACTGACACTGTGGACGATTCGACGAGGCAGTTCTTCTTCAGCGGACAGGTTCAGGGAGTAGGATTTCGCTGGACGGTCTCCAGGCTCGCGGCGGAGTTGACGGTGACCGGCTTTGTCCGCAACCTGGCTGACGGTCGTGTCGAAGCCGTTGTTTCCGGCCACCAGGCGGCAATCGAGTCCCTGCTGGACGCGATTCGCCAGCATTTTCGCGGAAATATCGAATCCGTAGAGCAGATGGCGATCGAACCAGTGCGGGAATTCAGCAGTTTCGAAATCCGGCACTGATCCGGCAGTTCTGACAATTCCGTCCAACGCTGCCCATAGGGGCGGCGTAGTCAGGACGTCCGTGGACCCGGTTTGACAGGTTTTTACTGCAAATTCTCAATGAACCACCTTCTCCTTGTTGCACAGCAGAATGTCGCGTCCGTCGCCGACTGGCGCCCCGCCTGGGTTGTTGCTCTTCTGCTGTTTTTCTCGCTGGTTGGGTTTGCCTATGGCACCCGCGCCGGAATCATCGCCAGAGCGACCACTAAAGAGGCCATTCGGCAGCCGTTGTTCGTGCTGCTTTTGCTGATTTCGGCCACCGTCCTGCTGGTCAACACGTTCATGCCATTCTTCACGCTGGAAGATGACGTGAAAATGCTGAAGGAATGCGGCCTGGCGACGCTGCTTATCGCCGGAGCACTTCTGGCGGTCTGGACCGCGGGGACCAGCATCACCAGTGAGATCGAAGGGAAGACAGCAATGACGCTGCTTTCCAAGCCCATCAATCGACGACAGTTTGTTCTGGGAAAGTATATCGGGATCATTCAGGGAGTGCTGTGGCTGTTTGCTCCGCTGGCGCTGCTGTTCACGCTGCTGGTCTACTACAAGGTCGGCTACGACCAGCGAGAGATGTCGCAGGAAATTGCTCCGCTGTTTGAGTGGGCGAAAACTTCCAGTGGCTTTGAATACCCCTGGCCGGAGTCATACCGACTCAGCGTTGTGACGCAGGTCTTGCCGGGCATCGTGCTGACCCTGTTTCAGGTCAGCGTGCTGGCTGCCATCAGCGTCGCGATCGCCACTCGGCTGCCGATGGTTGTGAATCTGGTGGCCTGCTTCGCGGTGTTCGTGATCGGCAACCTGACGCCCATGATGGTTTCTCAGGGTGACCGCGTCATCAAGAACGAAGCCGTGACCTTTACGGCTCGACTGATTGCCACAATTCTGCCGTCGCTGGAATCGTTTAACATCTCCGCCGCCATCGCGACAGGCCGCGCCGTTCAGCCTTCCTATTTGGGGTACACACTGCTGTACGGCGTGGCATATTCGGCAGCAATCATCCTGGTGGCGTTCATCCTCTTCGAAGATCGCGACCTCGCGTGAATTGCACGGCACCTTCTTGCCGCCAGCTTTCGTGACCTTACGCGAGCGGCAGTTGAGCTGTTACCCGCCCGCGAGCCGCACGGCGCTCGCCGCGGTTGTGTGCGCAGAGAACCGGGGCTGGCGGGTAGATTCTCATCTGCCGCACGCCTTACGTCGCGTTAATGCAGGCACCGGCTTCCCGACCTGCTGCGTCAAGCGCGTCCGGAGATTGACGCGGGATGCTCTCAGGGAAGCCATGGGGTAATCGGCTGGCTTCGGGAAAGCCATCGCCGCCACCGTCGATTGCTGTCATCCCGCGACCGGCGTACGGCTTTCCCACTGGGCCGCTTACCGGGGCTGTTGTTCGGTACGGGCGACGTCATCCCGGCACCGCTGCGGGAGAATCCGCGAGTTGGAATCCCGCCGGACTCTTACACCAGACCGAAGGCCGCCGCAGCGCTTCCGCAGTTCGCGGCCGAACGAATTTTGGCGTAGTCAGATGGTTCCGGTTGTGTCGAACGGACCGCCGAGAAATTGTCGCCACCGGTACCGCGAACATTGTGACAGCCATGCCGGCTGTGTAGGTTGTCAACAGGGCGCGATGTCCGGCGACCGTGACCGTTGCTGCAGACATCGCAGGACATGCAATCCGGCTGTGGAAGGCAATGACTGTGTCGGAAGCTTCGACAGATTCGCTGAGTCGCATCATTTCGCGGCGCCAATTTGTCACCCCGGTACTGCTGCCGGCAACGCTGGCCGCCGCTGTTTCGGCCCTCTGCCTGGCGGGTCTGCTGCTGACGCTGGGTGGACTGGTTGCCCTGATCAATACGCAGGGGCAGCTATCGGACGCCGATTTATCAGCGCTTCCGGACTCTCTGGACCGTGGCCAGGTTAATCAGGCGAACTCAGGATTGCTGCCTGTAGCCGCGGAACTACACGGCCACGCCCTCGGTCGATTGTTTCGACCATTGATCGTTGGCGTCCGACTGCTGCACACGAACTCGTCCGCTCTGGTCGTGCTGATTCTGTTTGGCAGTGCATTGCTGGCCGTGCGATGGGCGCTTCAGGGCATTGCAGAGAATTTCGTCAGCAGCCACGTGTCAGCGGCTGTTCGCCGTTTGCGCGAGCATATTCATCGTCATTCGCTGCGTCTGGACACCGGCGACCTGACCGGCGCTCGGAACGCTGCGACCACCAACCTCTTTCAAAACAGCGCGAGTCAGCTTGAGCGAGACAGTCAGGACTGGGGCTGGCGCGTGTTGTGTGGCGGTGCGGATCTGGCTGTGCTGCTGGTGCTGATCGGACTTGTTAACCTGCGAGTCGGTGCGGAATGCCTGATTCCCATCGTCGTTTGCTGGTACGTGCTGAGGCTGGAAAGCAGCCGTCACGACGCGTCGCAGCGACTGCTTTCCGAACAGGTCGATCGAGGACTCGAACGTCTGGCTGTGGGATTGCGCAAAACGCGGACCGTTTCCGGCTACGGCATGGAATCCTTCGAACAACAGCAGTTTGAAACCAACCTGCAGCAGTATGGGGACCGCTGTGCTCACCTTCGAAAGCAGCGTCTGCGATCACGCTGGACGATGCGGATCCTGCTGACCGGCTGCGCAGCAATCCTGCTGTTCATTCTTGTCCGGCACCTGCTGGTGGACGGAGCGTTTGGTGTTGCTGCCGCGACCGTATTGCTGGCTGCGGGTGCAGCCGTGTTTCTGTCACTGAAGACTCTGCAGCCCGCTCGATCACTGCAGGTTTCCGCGACGGTTGCTTCGAATGACGTTCACGAATATCTGCGGCAGGTTCCCGCCGTGGGTCAGGTGGTCGGAGCCAGGTTTCTGGAACCTATGGCTCGGACACTGCAGTTTGACCAGATCACTTTCGAATCTGACGACCATCGGGAGCTGCTGAAGAACCTTGATCTGCGAATCAGCTCCGGCGAACGTGTTGCATTGCTGTCAATGAAACCGGCGGAAGTGTCGGCCCTGGTGAGTCTGATCCCGCGGTTCAGTATTCCCAAAGCGGGACAAGTGCTGATCGACGGACAGAATATTCAGCAGGCAACACTGGAGTCACTCCGTGCCGAAGTCATGATCGCGACGGCCGAAAACGCCGTATTTAACGCCACCGTTCTGGAAAACATTACCTGCGGCCAGGCGGATATTTCCCGGCAGGACGCGATTGAAGCCAGCAAGCTCGTTCACGCGGAAAGCTTCATTCGGCAGTTACCGCACGGCTATGAAGCTGTTATCGGGGAACATGGCCATCAACTGGAAGTGGGGCAGGTTTATCGCCTTAGCCTGGCACGAGCCGTTGCCCGGAACCCTGCGCTGCTGATCATCGAAGAACCCACAGCGGCACTGGATGCGGAAACCAAGGCGATGCTCGACGACGCCTACCAGCGTATTTCCGCGAACCGCACAGTGATCTTTCTGCCGACGCGACTGTCCACCGTCAAGAAATGCGATCGTGTTGTAATGCTGAGTGACGGCAGAGTCGCTGTGGACGGTCGACATGACGACCTGGTACGAACGTCCGAACTCTACCGCCACTGGGAGTACGTCAACTTCAACGTGTTCCGAAACTAGCACTTCATCGTTTTGCGTTTCCTGCCGACGCGGTTCATTGATTCGACCTTCGCGATGTAGTCCGAAGCCAGCGGAACCCTGCACGCGGTGTTTCCCACGTCGACCTGAACCTTGCCGATCTTCCGGGCAGCTTCTTTCGCCCTGTCCAGCAGCGGAGCGACGTACGTGCCCACCGAAATGACAAATGCGTTCATTGTGTATCGTACTCGGTTGGGGGCTGATTCAATCTGCTTCACGACCCGGTCCAGCAGCGATTGAATCTCCCGCAGGTCAAGTTCCTCATCCGGTTTCGTGGCCACGATCGCGGACCAGGTCGCCCAGCCGCACGAAGCGATGCTCGGCTGCTTCGCATCAATCCACTTTCGGGCCAATTCGCACGCGACTCTGCTTTCTGAAGCGACACCGGGGACCGTGTATTCTCCGATCATGTACCATGACGCCTGCTTCGCCCAGTCATTGAGCTGCTTCTTCGTCATCTGTGAACCATCAGCCACGAGTCCGGCCAGATACATCGCGTCGCTGTTTCCGGTCGCGTAAAGCTGCATGGCCAGTTCCTGCTGGCCTCGAAGCTTCTTCAGAATGGGCTTCAGGTCACCCACTTTGACTCCGAACATCCGGTCGACCGGCGCACCGTGCCGAGCGAACGTCTTTCGCGTTTGTGCCGTTCCCAGTTTTTCGAGTTGCTGCATGATGTCGCTGACTGTGGGCATTTAGCTCTCCTTTTCACTGAACGTCGTGAATCGTCGGTAAAGTGACCCTGTGGCGCGTTCCACAGCTAATTCAAAATCTGCTCCGCTCTCTGGATCTTTTGTCGCTTCGTCATCGAAAGTCTCTCTGACCAACTCGGTCGCTGAACCTCTCATACTGTATGGATCAGGTTTCCGGGAGCACGCCAGCGTCACCGTTGCGGCTCGACACGGCCCCGCTATGCTGCCTTCGTTCTGATTCGGTTGCATCATAAGTGCTTCCAACAAAAACTGCTGCCGCGGCGAATCTTGTTGCGGGACTTCGCAAACCACGCGGGCATCGCAGAATGGATCGCCCGACGAGTTGCCTGTCAACTTTCCGAGAACGTCATGTCAGAGATCTCCGCACGACTGGAACTTGCGAATGCGGCGAGTCGCGACGCCGCAACACTCATCCTGCAGCATTACCAGTCTCAGACGCTGGGGGTCGAGTCGAAGGCGGATGATTCGCCGGTGACCATTGCCGATAGGGGAGCGGAGCAGTCGATTCGTGGTCAAATTGCCGCGTCGTTTCCCGATGATGGAATCCTGGGCGAGGAATTTGATGACGTCACCGGCACCAGCGGATTTCGATGGATCGTTGACCCGATCGACGGAACAAAGCCGTTTATTTATGGAGTGCCACTCTTCGGGACGCTGATTGGCATTGAGCGCGACGGGCGCATGGTGGGAGGCGTCTGCCGGTTTCCTGCGCTGCACGAAGTCGTTTACGCCGCCGAAGGCAGCGGTGCCTGGTGGCAGATCGGCGACCAGCCGGCTCGCCCCGCCCGCGTTTCGAATGAAGCGAACCTGGCAAACGCTCGGCTGATGTTTACGGAACCGACGTCCGACATTCGAGCTGGCAGAGGCTGGGTGTTGCCGAAGTTCCTTCAACAGGTTCGAATTGCTCGCGGCTGGGGAGACTGCTACGGTCACATGCTGGTGGCAACCGGTCGAGCGGACATCGCCGTCGATCCGCAGATGTCCGCCTGGGACATCGCGGCTTTGATTCCCATTGTTCGGGAAGCCGGTGGAAGCTGCACCGACTGGAATTTTGAAGAGAACATTTTCGGCGGCGACGGCGTGTCATGCGCGCCGGGTCTGGTAGATGCCGTGCGCGATGTGTTGACGGCGTGAGACCACGTTTGCAGCGTCTCGAATCAGCGAAACAGCCGCTTTTGGTGTGTGTCGCGGTCCTCGTCGCCGCTTTCGTCCGTTGGATCGCACGGCGGAGCCTTGCCGAGATGCTGCCATGCTGCCGCAGTCACCATGCGACCGCGCGGAGTGCGCAAAATCAGACCTTCCCGCAGCAGATACGGTTCGATTTCATCTTCCAGCGTGTCGGCCGGCACGTTCATTGTATGTGCAATCGACTGAACTCCGGCCGGACCGCCGCTGAACACCGTGATAATGGTTTCCAGGTAGCGGCAATCCAGCTCCTCCAGACCGCGATCATCAACACCCTTCATTTTCAGAGCAGCTCTGGCAACATCCAGGCTGATACGGCCGTCGGCGCGGGCGTCCGCGTAGTCGCGCGTCCATCGCAGCCAGTTGTTGGCTTTTCGAGGAGTTCCTCGTGACCGCAGCGCAATTTCCTGAGCGGCGGCATCGTCGATTTCCGTCCGCAGCTTGCGCGAATTGCGCTGAATGATCGTTGTCAGTTCGTCGAGTGAATAGAAATTCAGTTGCTCGCGGTTGACGAACCGGTCTCGCAGAGGCGCGGTCAGCATTCCGCTTCGGGTTGTGGCTCCAATGATGGTGAACGGCTGCAATTTCATGTTGATCGTCCGCGCATTCAGGCCGTCACCCAACGTAATGTCGACCCGGAAATCCTCCATCGCCGGATACATGAACTCCTCGACGGACGGCGGCATCCGGTGGATTTCGTCAATAAACAGCACGGACCCTTCGCCGGCATTCGTCAGGTAGGGCAGCAGATCCTTCGGAGCACTCAGGGACGGCCCGACCGTTTGTTGAAAATCAGTCCCCAATTCGCGGGGGATCACGCTGGCCAGCGTGGTCTTGCCCAGCCCCGGCGGACCCACCATCAGCAAATGACCCAGCGGTTCATTTCGCTTTCTGGCCGCTTCCAGAAGAATGCGAATCCGTTCGACGACGGCCGATTGTCCCACGACATCCTGCAGACGCGACGGACGCAGTTCGTCATCGAAATCGTCATCCGCAAATGCCGAATCACCGCCACCCGCAGACACAGGTCGCGGCGGCCGGTTGTCAGCTCGTGCGCGGCGTGAGCGATCGTGATCCGGATCGTAGTCGTCGTCGTGCCGGATAGTGGTTTCTCGCCCCATGGCCGTCAGCTTTCGGCCAGAACTTCCTGCATGACACTGTCAGGCAGATTGAAATTGGCAGTCACGTTTTGCACGTCATCGTTGTCTTCCAGAGCGTCGAGCAGTTTGAGGACGCGACGCGCGTTTTCGGCATCCAGGTCGACAGTATTCTGCGGTACTCGCAAGATCTCGGACGATTCGGGTTGGATACCGGCTGTTTCCAGTGCGTCTGCAATCGCCTGGAACTGATCGGGAGGCCCCGTGACTTCGAAGACATCGCCCGCCAGCGAAACGTCTTCGGCTCCCGCGTCCAGGGCAACATGGAACAGAGTCTCTTCATCGGTTACGGCGGGGCTGATGTTGAACACTGCTTTCCGGGCAAACATCCATGCGACGCAGCCGGTTGCACCAAGATTTCCGCCGTTGACTTCAAAGATCTTGCGCACTTCCCCGGCCGTGCGATTTCTGTTTTCCGTCAGGATTTCGCACATCACAGCGACTCCCGAAGGGCCGTA contains:
- a CDS encoding YebC/PmpR family DNA-binding transcriptional regulator — its product is MAGHSHWANIAAKKSRIDKKKGKLFGKLSRAIIVAAQHGGGDPSANLALRYAIDKARKNSMPMDNIDRAIKKGCGENSGENYEEILYEGYGPSGVAVMCEILTENRNRTAGEVRKIFEVNGGNLGATGCVAWMFARKAVFNISPAVTDEETLFHVALDAGAEDVSLAGDVFEVTGPPDQFQAIADALETAGIQPESSEILRVPQNTVDLDAENARRVLKLLDALEDNDDVQNVTANFNLPDSVMQEVLAES
- a CDS encoding fumarylacetoacetate hydrolase family protein, giving the protein MKGKQLAPIQPVDILCIGLNYRRHAQEGGAAIPENPVLFMKTSTAAQNPGDPIVLPRKLNSDKVDYECELAVVIGRTCYNVSKDDALNYVLGYTCANDVSARDWQRNGGGGQWCRGKTFATFCPLGPCLVTADEIPDPNSLSIRTVLNGDVVQDWNTDDMIFDVPTIIEFLSASTVLAPGTVILTGTPHGVGMARNPPVFLKHGDTVSVEIEKIGMLTNPVIDEVLTGPQD
- a CDS encoding pilus assembly protein N-terminal domain-containing protein yields the protein MSADLFGSFALLRRLRTTASSLARRAFVAGTVAGTCLAMSSADAQIGLPGLHHTQPQGQPQVAATPVAMSMQPDSTVSGRVDAIHSPNVQKLLSPQYKLDLERRHSQLVITNRNIRRIAVTDSTVANYVQYSPTEVAVVGLEIGKTDLAIWFEGEAAPSIYEVSVVRDHSLEEQRQTDFGRLERRLSVIFPNSNVYLEPVGNQVIIKGQAYDSQEASQIMQIVRTEVFSSFGRYNNFYDQGGAGAVSGINGQFGQNQFQNGIGAANDIVVNMLQVPGEFNIKMRVVIAEVDRSQMRNAGIDWDVFFNNGRHVVSGALGGLTGTTLSGVFENGEIGVFVRWLATNGTATLLAEPTIVCMSGHSASLLAGGEFAVPTIIGLGGGQNTTFRGIGTSMIVTPTVIDRDLIRLQIVPEFSALNNTNAVNGIPGTTVKRVQTTVELREGQTLALGGLISRKTNSSVSRIPLLGDIPFIGSRIFHAKNADEGETELLVLVSPEIVRPMEPDEVPPLPNYYVTHPNDHDLWKYGRTEGNPDTNVYQVQPFGSGATYGVPQGYSLFNPPVNGPGFTPTQTAMSPQPIQYNGGYDQSAQYLTPQPDMMLPPASGYQSPAPMYQAPPAYQQMNPAPQMGVPGAAPQTPLPPIPGGYQGSIEPAGKSNESMLTKMGNLFRGGQAAEQNNRPIHTVGWTR
- a CDS encoding inositol monophosphatase family protein → MSEISARLELANAASRDAATLILQHYQSQTLGVESKADDSPVTIADRGAEQSIRGQIAASFPDDGILGEEFDDVTGTSGFRWIVDPIDGTKPFIYGVPLFGTLIGIERDGRMVGGVCRFPALHEVVYAAEGSGAWWQIGDQPARPARVSNEANLANARLMFTEPTSDIRAGRGWVLPKFLQQVRIARGWGDCYGHMLVATGRADIAVDPQMSAWDIAALIPIVREAGGSCTDWNFEENIFGGDGVSCAPGLVDAVRDVLTA
- a CDS encoding ABC transporter permease subunit, with product MNHLLLVAQQNVASVADWRPAWVVALLLFFSLVGFAYGTRAGIIARATTKEAIRQPLFVLLLLISATVLLVNTFMPFFTLEDDVKMLKECGLATLLIAGALLAVWTAGTSITSEIEGKTAMTLLSKPINRRQFVLGKYIGIIQGVLWLFAPLALLFTLLVYYKVGYDQREMSQEIAPLFEWAKTSSGFEYPWPESYRLSVVTQVLPGIVLTLFQVSVLAAISVAIATRLPMVVNLVACFAVFVIGNLTPMMVSQGDRVIKNEAVTFTARLIATILPSLESFNISAAIATGRAVQPSYLGYTLLYGVAYSAAIILVAFILFEDRDLA
- a CDS encoding acylphosphatase, which translates into the protein MDDSTRQFFFSGQVQGVGFRWTVSRLAAELTVTGFVRNLADGRVEAVVSGHQAAIESLLDAIRQHFRGNIESVEQMAIEPVREFSSFEIRH
- a CDS encoding ABC transporter ATP-binding protein, yielding MSEASTDSLSRIISRRQFVTPVLLPATLAAAVSALCLAGLLLTLGGLVALINTQGQLSDADLSALPDSLDRGQVNQANSGLLPVAAELHGHALGRLFRPLIVGVRLLHTNSSALVVLILFGSALLAVRWALQGIAENFVSSHVSAAVRRLREHIHRHSLRLDTGDLTGARNAATTNLFQNSASQLERDSQDWGWRVLCGGADLAVLLVLIGLVNLRVGAECLIPIVVCWYVLRLESSRHDASQRLLSEQVDRGLERLAVGLRKTRTVSGYGMESFEQQQFETNLQQYGDRCAHLRKQRLRSRWTMRILLTGCAAILLFILVRHLLVDGAFGVAAATVLLAAGAAVFLSLKTLQPARSLQVSATVASNDVHEYLRQVPAVGQVVGARFLEPMARTLQFDQITFESDDHRELLKNLDLRISSGERVALLSMKPAEVSALVSLIPRFSIPKAGQVLIDGQNIQQATLESLRAEVMIATAENAVFNATVLENITCGQADISRQDAIEASKLVHAESFIRQLPHGYEAVIGEHGHQLEVGQVYRLSLARAVARNPALLIIEEPTAALDAETKAMLDDAYQRISANRTVIFLPTRLSTVKKCDRVVMLSDGRVAVDGRHDDLVRTSELYRHWEYVNFNVFRN
- the ruvB gene encoding Holliday junction branch migration DNA helicase RuvB, whose translation is MGRETTIRHDDDYDPDHDRSRRARADNRPPRPVSAGGGDSAFADDDFDDELRPSRLQDVVGQSAVVERIRILLEAARKRNEPLGHLLMVGPPGLGKTTLASVIPRELGTDFQQTVGPSLSAPKDLLPYLTNAGEGSVLFIDEIHRMPPSVEEFMYPAMEDFRVDITLGDGLNARTINMKLQPFTIIGATTRSGMLTAPLRDRFVNREQLNFYSLDELTTIIQRNSRKLRTEIDDAAAQEIALRSRGTPRKANNWLRWTRDYADARADGRISLDVARAALKMKGVDDRGLEELDCRYLETIITVFSGGPAGVQSIAHTMNVPADTLEDEIEPYLLREGLILRTPRGRMVTAAAWQHLGKAPPCDPTDESGDEDRDTHQKRLFR
- a CDS encoding DNA alkylation repair protein; translated protein: MPTVSDIMQQLEKLGTAQTRKTFARHGAPVDRMFGVKVGDLKPILKKLRGQQELAMQLYATGNSDAMYLAGLVADGSQMTKKQLNDWAKQASWYMIGEYTVPGVASESRVACELARKWIDAKQPSIASCGWATWSAIVATKPDEELDLREIQSLLDRVVKQIESAPNRVRYTMNAFVISVGTYVAPLLDRAKEAARKIGKVQVDVGNTACRVPLASDYIAKVESMNRVGRKRKTMKC